The Vigna angularis cultivar LongXiaoDou No.4 chromosome 9, ASM1680809v1, whole genome shotgun sequence DNA window GACATagacatattaaataataataattcaatgaATACCTTCTCTTTGCTTCCAGCACTTCCAACCACATAGCAACCAGTCAATTTAGCAAACTGACCAACAAGTTGACCAACAGCACCAGAAGCAGCTGAAATAAAAACATTCTCCCCTTTCTTGGGAGAGCCCACTTCAAAGAAACCTACATAAGCTGTCAATCCTGGCATACCTGTGCTCAAAGAAGAAACCAGAATGTGAGAAGCCAATACAACATCCATCCATAAGCTGGCATGCTTGCTATGATTCATCttgaaaaaacataatatactctaagaaactcaaataaaaaacagagaaaCGAATACTAACAATATAAATTGAGGCTTGCACATCAAAGTGACATGAGTAGCATATATGGTTGAATGAGAATGAACAATTGTGTTTGTCGAATATATACATACCAAGAATACCAGTATAATATGAAAGAGGGACATCTGTGTGCtcaattttgaaatctatttGAGTTGCAGGCACCAAGCTGAATTCTTCCCATTTCGTCATTCCCCAAACTAAATCACCTTTCTTGTAATCTGGGTGTCCAGATTCTAGGACTTTTGACACTCCCAACCCTGCTATTGGCTGCATTTACATAACTGTTAGTGCCATCATAATATCCTGActaaaaattgtattttcaaAACTACCTAGggatttagaaaaaattaataaaagacaACAATATCTACAAAGGAAGTTCAATTTAGATTCTAAATATTTTCACTCgttgaaataatatttcttaGTGTCTGCCGCCACATTCAATAATGTATTGTCCACATTAGAGTTTGGAACTGCTTAAAAAACATCTCTGAAGGAAAAGAGTGTATTTACTTAGCTCAACTTCTAAGTAATTTGGATTTATTGGTTATACCAGAACCCTaaccaaaaatattatttcatttctctatcgttttattttttttataatatttatcaaGAAGCTTATCTAATCAAGCTTTGCTTCTTTACACCAGAACCTATACATTCATACTTCTCACTGAACTATTCattcaaaaccaaaataatGCTTACTTACATTTTCActcaatcaaattaaatataagaaaatctCTACAACTTAGATTTGAGTTAGATGTATATTTTCATTCCAATTTCCCAATCAGGTCTCTCTATTATGATTTCATCAAATATTCAACACTGACAAGAAAAACCAGAATGATATTCCAATATCAAATAGCAATATGgattaattttcacaaaattaagCCAAAAAAGTTGCAGGACTTACAGAGCCAGGTATGTAGCACCCAAATCCCTCATGGCCCATCTTGCTCATCAAGACTCTCATGTAAGGGTCACAAGAGAGGTAGAGATTTTTGAGAAGCACATCATTGGAACCTTCTGGAACCTTCAATGTTATTCTTCCTTCGACAGTGTTCATGTCGGATTCCTTGGGAAAACCAACCACATAGTCCCTTAGAACCACTTGCTTGTTCCTCACTTCTGCCATTGAAATTCGTAGAATAGAATGTGAATTGTTTCAGATTCTTCCCAAAAGCCAGGATATTTAGAGAGAATCTTAGAGTGTGAGGCGGGAAAATCGATGAAATGGGTAATGTGAGATCATTTATAAGGTAAAGTTGTTATCCACGTCGAATGTCTCGACGACAGAAAGATTGGTTATTTATTTCACATCGTGTCCCATATCGGACATTCATAacttaacaaaaatttatttaatcttcGTTTCacatttagaaaacaaaattaatcaaattagtTTCAGTTTTAGAAAATTATGAATTCAAATTGATTTGGTTTGATCTGCGATTAAACAAgcagtaaaatatatttaagaaacaaaaataagtaaattttatttttttaatgattataatatttctatttgTCGATTATCAGAATTAATTTCGGTCTGTATTAGTTTGTTGAAAATGACTTTAcagtaattaatttaatttataaataacataaaaagtcTTGTACACCGTTAAAATTGTATATACCAACTTGATATACTGTTGTTGTCACTGTATTAAATTAAGTAGAGCTGATTGCTCTTTTGATGATGCCAAACTGTTTTTGCACAAACAAATCTTTAGGCGTTGAAAAGTTTCAAGAGCACATCTCTATTCTTCCACTGTCTCAACCACAACACCTCAAGCTACTAATTTTCTCAGCACAAACCTTTGGAGTGCGCTAACTGCTAGATAACCAATCACCGGACCAAAACATAGAGTCACTTGAGGCACGCAACAATATTTTAGACAATTGCAAAAGTCCTGCAACAATAATTTAATCCCAATTTAAGTGTTGTCTGTGTGCACCACTCCAAACAACCACCTTCAGCTTCAATTCTCCACCAACTTTGCACACCAAAAGCTTGTTGAAGCCAAACACCGAGTTAGTCAAAGATGGGATAGTTGTTGCTGCAACCTACTAAACCTGGCACCAAATCGCTTCAAATGAAGATTTGTTTCTTCAAACgcactcaattttacaaaaaaaaatcagtttataagataaaatttacgtctatttatataatttaaattggttttatctaTGAAGCTTCCAAAAAGCTTTTATAACACATCAGACCTCTTCATGTTGCAGCTGACTCTAGCTGAACCAAATCACTTGTAGCATCCAACTTTGGACACTCAATCATGCAACCAATTTGACACCAGCTAGCAGTTGATTCAAAGTGGGGTATTTTACTTGCAGTGCCAACTCATAATAGCCTTTCAACACCTCAAAAGTTAGTCTAGCCAGCAGCCCCAAACATGTCAAACAAAACTGCATCAGACAAGCACCATAAAGGTAAGTAACGTTGCACACAGAAAACCAGGTTAGGAAAAACACAATTTATTTCACACTCCCTCCAGGTGTTTCTTTCGGCCAGATTAAGTGTATAGATGgatcactcatttttttctctcaaaaacCAGAATGCATCTCACTTTTGGCCAATCTTTTGAGCTAACATCTCAAGTGAAGGAGGAGCAACTCAAATCCAATCTCTCAGTCAACAAAACCAGAAGAAGTTTTAAGACACGTAATAAAAGCACTAAGTGAAGAAAGATACACCAAAACAGATTTAGGATTTTGACAAAACAAGGCAAGCAAATAAAACTTGCAGAAACATAAAGCTGAATtatattgaattgaaaaaaaaaaaaaaaaagacaaacgGTGTATGAAGCCGAAAGCCTATATGAGCTACTTACTATGACCCGTATGTTAGAAGTTTGTCttagaagtcccacatctaAAGTGGGCAAAGACTTCCCTCCCTCATTtgcatataaatagaggtgtaagGGAAGGTGTAAGATGCATCAAAAATTACTTGTATCCTCTTTGCTCTAAAGAGAGGGTGTTGTAATCTCTTCTatctagtaaatatttttcttgacctTGCCCTTGGtcttgtgttagttataaattttctcatctttaattttagttgtgtgtgcttgtgttgtatgactgatacccaacaGTGGTATATTACTGGAAATGTTTGGTAGTGTGAAAGTGCAGTCTGAGAAAgttctggctaggaaagacttggtacttaagagtGTCCATTTGTGacccacctctctttcctgggaacTTCTTGGTGCTTTACTTCACAGTCTACTTGTATCGTACCAGTAGACAATACTATTCATAGTTAGAAGTGCATAAGCCGGTTCAAGAGTGAAACCATGACAGCAAAATTTGAGATAGAAAAGTTCAACGGAAATAATTTTTCCTTGTGGAAACTGAAGATAAGGGCAATTTTGAGAAAAGACAACTGTTTGGATGCAATTGAAGACAGACGTGCAGAAATTTCTGATGAAAAATGGAAAGAGATGGATGACAACGCGGTTGCCAATTTGCACCTAGCAATGGCAGATTCAGTTCTGTCTAGTATAGCAGAGAAGAAGACTGCAAAGGAGATTTGGGATACTCTCATTAAACTGTACGAGGTCAAGTCACTTCACactagaatttttttaaaaagaaaactctaTACTCTTCGAATGAGTGAGTTCACGCCAGTGACGGAACACATCAACAATCTGAATACATTATTTGCTCAGCTCACCGCGTCAGATTTCAACATAGTAGTTTACCAGATTCATATGATCAACTCATCATCAACATTACAAATAACAACATTGTTGGTCGTTTATCCTTTGATGATGTTGCTGGAGctattcttgaagaagaatccaGGCGAAAGAATAAGGAAGACAGGACAGAAAGTTCGAAGCAAGTAGAAGCTTTAACGATGATGAGAGGAAGATCAACGGAACGTGGCTCCAGTAGGAGTCAAAATCATGGTAGATCAAAGTCTCGAGGAAGAAAGAATTTTAAATGCTACAATTGTGGCATGAGGGGGCATCTGAAAAAAGATTGTTGGCACAAGAAGAGTGGAGGAAAGAACTTCGAAGCATCAAGCTCTCAAGGCTGTGTTGCAAAAACTTCTGAAGATGGAGAAATCCTGTATAGTGAAGCAGAAGTTAGTTCTAAAGGCAGAAGACAACTTTCTGATGCCTGGATAGTAGACTCAGGCGCGACATGGCATATGACTTCACACCGAGATTGGTTTCACACTTATGAACCTGTCTCAGGAGGATCTGTGTTCATGGGGAATGATCATGCCTTAGAAATTGGAGGGATTGGTACCGTCAAAATCAAAATGTATGATGGTACAATACGCACTCTTCAAGGAGTTCGACATGTGAAGGGATTGAAGAAGAACCTCTTGTCTGTTGGACAATTGGATGACCTTGGGTGCAAAATTCACATTGAAGGCGGAATCCTAAAAATGGTGAAAGGTAACCTCATTGTGATGAAAGCAGAGAAGATCGCAGTAAATCTATACATGTTGTTGGGAGATACGTTGCAAGAAGCAGATGCATCAGTTgcaacaacaaaagaagaagaagcaacgATGATGTGGCATTACAGACTTGGTCACATGTCAGAACGAGGCTTGAAAATTCTTGCTGATCATAATCTCCTGCCGGGGCTCAAAACAGTTAACTTACCGTTTTGTGAGCACTGTGTGACTAGTAAGCAACATAGATTGAAGTTTGCTAAAGTGACTGCTAGAAGCAAGCACATACTTGACTTAATCCATTCTGATGTCTGGGAATCACCAGAAATATCCATGGGAGGAGCAAAGTATTTTGTATCATTCATTGATGATTATTCCCGGAGATTATGGGTGTACCCAATCAAGAAGAAGTCAGATGTGTTTCCAGTATTCAAGGAATTCAAAGCACAGGTAGAACTTGAAACTGGAAAAATGATCAAATGCTTGAGGACAGATAATGGAGGAGAATATACTGATGGTGATTTTCTGGCATTCTGCAAGCAAGAAGGTATTAAGAGGCAATTTACAGTTGCTCATACACCTCAACAGAATGGTGTAGCAGAGCGGATGAATAGAACTCTTCTAGAAAGGACAAGGGCCATGTTGAAAACTGCAGGATTACCCAAGTCCTTCTGGGCAGAAGCAGTCAAAACTGCTTGCTATTTGATAAATCGTTCGCCATCAACAGCAATTGGTGTAAAGACACCAATAGAAATGTGGAAAGGAAAACCAGCTGATTACTCTTCTCTGCATGTATTTGGTTGTCCTGTGTACGTGATGTACAACTCCCAAGAAAGAACAAAGTTGGACCCAAAATTCAGGAAATGTATATTCTTGGGTTATGCTGACAATGTTAAGGGGTATCGCTTGTGGGATCCCACTGCCCACAAGATTATTGTTAGCAGGGATGTAGTTTTTGCAGAAAAATTGCAAAGTGAGCAGAAAAATGTCAGCACACCAATAGACATTACTTCAGTACAGATAGAGGAAAAGTCAAAAGATAATGATTCCTCTGAAACAGAACCAGAGCACGATGAACAAGAACCAAATGAGGTCAATGATGAAGATGCTCGACGAACAACACGTTTGATGAAGAAACCATCTTGGCACTCAGACTATGTTATGGCAAACCATGATGCGTACTGTCTCTTAACTGAAGAAGGAGAACCTTCAACCTTTCAAGAAGCGTTGAGGAGTTCAGATGTTTCTCAATGGATGACAGCAATGCATGAAGAAATAGAAGCCTTACATAGGAACGAGACATGGGAACTTGTTGAACTTCCAAAAGGTCGAAAAGCAATTGGAAAcaaatgggtatacaaaatcAAACGAGATGGCAATGAACAAGTGGAGCGATATCGTGCAAGACTGGTGGTCAAAGGATATGCTCAGAAAGAAGGTCTTGATTTTAACGAGATATTCTCACCAGTTGTTAGACTTACCACTATCAGAATAGTGCTGGCAATGTGTGCTGTAGATGATTTACATCTGGAACAGTTAGATGTAAAGACTGCTTTTCTTCATggagaacttgaagaagaaatatatatgcTCCAACCAGAAGGTTTTGAAGAACAAGGCAAAGAAAACTTGGTTTGTAGGTTGACCAAATCTCTGTACGGTTTAAAACAGGCGCCAAGGTGTTGGTATAAGAGATTTGATTCTTTCATTATTAGCCTCAGATACAACAGATTAAGTTCAGACCATTGTACGTACTACAAGAGGTTTGAGGATAATGATTTCATCATTTTGCTGTTGTACGTGGATGATATGTTGGTGGTAGGCTCCAACAAAGTTCGAGTCCAAGAATTGAAGGCACAATTGGCTAGGGAATTTGATATGAAGGACTTGGGACCTGCAAACAAGATTTTAGGGATGCAAATTCACCGAGACAGAAAAAACAGGAAGATTTGGCTTTCACAAAAGAATTATTTTCGAAAGGTCTTGCGGCGCTTCAACATGCAAGATTGCAAGCCAACTTCTACCCCACTTCctgttaattataaattatcctCAAGTATGTG harbors:
- the LOC108347504 gene encoding NADPH-dependent oxidoreductase 2-alkenal reductase; this translates as MAEVRNKQVVLRDYVVGFPKESDMNTVEGRITLKVPEGSNDVLLKNLYLSCDPYMRVLMSKMGHEGFGCYIPGSPIAGLGVSKVLESGHPDYKKGDLVWGMTKWEEFSLVPATQIDFKIEHTDVPLSYYTGILGMPGLTAYVGFFEVGSPKKGENVFISAASGAVGQLVGQFAKLTGCYVVGSAGSKEKVDLLKNKLGFDGAFNYKEESELDATLKRYFPEGIDIYFENVGGKTLDAVLLNMKLHGRIPVCGMISQYNLSQHEGVTNLAHLIFKRIKMEGFVVNDFYHSYSKFLEFVLPHIREGKVVYVEDIAEGLENGPAALVGLYTGRNVGKQVVVVARD